The following proteins are co-located in the Nitrospiraceae bacterium genome:
- a CDS encoding diaminopimelate epimerase, which yields MNNNFFKGHGLGNDYIALDPAKMSFKLTPRTIRALCDRHWGVGSDGILALGPSKKADFGLRIYNPDGSEAEKSGNGLRIFGCYLYHTKHTRKKHFTVETKGGLVEIHLEINGHGYVNGATVDMGRASFQPIALPCTLRVPELIQQPVKAAGQSLRFTGVSVGNPHCVVYKKQEEQWTRQDLLEIGPELENHIIFPKRTNVQLAVPTGPRTISILIWERGAGETQASGSSACAAACAGVRLGLVKSPVSVKAPGGTLDITVDPQYNITMKGPVTEVARGEISQAFIDGLR from the coding sequence ATGAACAACAATTTTTTCAAAGGACATGGCTTGGGCAATGACTATATTGCTCTCGACCCAGCCAAAATGTCTTTTAAATTAACACCGCGGACCATCCGGGCTCTCTGCGATCGGCATTGGGGAGTGGGAAGTGACGGCATTCTGGCGCTCGGGCCTTCGAAAAAAGCCGACTTCGGACTGCGCATATACAATCCTGACGGGAGTGAAGCGGAGAAATCCGGCAATGGATTGCGGATTTTCGGATGCTATCTGTACCACACCAAGCATACGAGGAAAAAACACTTTACCGTTGAAACCAAGGGCGGATTGGTTGAGATTCATTTGGAAATTAACGGTCATGGATACGTGAATGGGGCCACTGTCGACATGGGACGAGCCTCGTTTCAACCCATTGCTCTCCCCTGCACCTTACGGGTGCCTGAGTTGATTCAACAGCCCGTAAAGGCCGCAGGCCAGTCTCTCCGGTTTACCGGGGTCAGCGTCGGAAACCCGCATTGCGTAGTGTATAAGAAACAGGAAGAGCAATGGACCCGACAGGACCTTCTTGAAATCGGGCCGGAACTGGAAAACCATATTATTTTCCCGAAACGAACCAATGTCCAACTGGCCGTTCCGACCGGGCCTCGGACCATTTCTATTCTGATTTGGGAACGGGGTGCGGGAGAAACACAGGCCTCGGGCTCCTCCGCCTGTGCGGCGGCATGTGCCGGAGTACGGTTAGGATTGGTTAAAAGCCCGGTAAGCGTGAAGGCCCCTGGAGGAACATTAGATATTACCGTTGATCCTCAGTACAACATCACGATGAAAGGGCCCGTCACCGAGGTCGCCAGAGGGGAAATCAGCCAAGCCTTCATAGACGGCCTGCGGTAG
- a CDS encoding c-type cytochrome: MKAAIKRVLTTVFCTILVGLSLTSTGIGSEARSDSTVGMITIDGHTVPDIGPLPTAVPVPSTNLNYAAKLSLGKQLYFDGRLSKNNAISCAFCHNPVAGFADPNQTSVGVGGKRGGRQSPTVYNTAFNPFQFWDGRAGSLEEQAIGPIHNPVEMAETHETVVPKIAKINGYKEEFQKVFGTGVSLQGIAEAIAAYERTIISTNSAFDKFVLGDQQAMGEDAQRGMALFKGKGRCILCHNDSNFTDNRFHNLGVPQVGPMEEDLGRYYVTLREHDKGAFKTPTLRSITETAPYMHDGAFKTLEEVIDFFDKGGNPNPQLSPLMKPLGLAPQEKADLVAFLKALTGEPIPFEFPKLPE; encoded by the coding sequence ATGAAGGCAGCCATCAAAAGGGTACTGACCACAGTATTTTGCACAATTCTGGTAGGATTGAGCCTGACTTCCACTGGAATAGGAAGTGAAGCGAGATCTGATTCAACAGTGGGAATGATCACGATTGATGGTCATACCGTTCCCGACATTGGTCCACTCCCGACGGCGGTTCCTGTGCCGTCCACCAATTTGAATTATGCCGCCAAACTGTCCCTGGGTAAACAGCTGTATTTTGATGGACGCTTATCCAAGAACAACGCGATCTCTTGTGCGTTTTGTCATAACCCTGTTGCGGGCTTTGCCGATCCCAACCAAACCTCCGTCGGCGTGGGCGGGAAGCGTGGAGGGCGGCAGTCGCCTACAGTGTATAACACCGCCTTTAACCCCTTTCAATTTTGGGATGGTCGAGCCGGCTCTTTGGAAGAACAGGCCATTGGTCCTATTCATAATCCCGTTGAAATGGCGGAGACTCATGAAACTGTCGTTCCCAAAATTGCCAAGATAAACGGTTATAAGGAAGAGTTCCAGAAAGTATTTGGAACCGGAGTGAGTTTGCAGGGAATCGCGGAAGCGATCGCTGCCTATGAACGGACCATCATCTCCACCAATTCGGCCTTCGATAAGTTTGTCTTAGGTGATCAACAAGCCATGGGAGAAGATGCTCAACGGGGGATGGCCCTCTTTAAAGGAAAAGGCCGGTGCATCCTGTGTCACAATGATTCTAATTTTACGGATAATCGTTTCCACAACCTCGGTGTGCCGCAAGTGGGACCGATGGAAGAGGATTTGGGGCGGTATTATGTGACGCTTCGAGAACACGATAAAGGAGCATTCAAAACTCCCACGCTTCGAAGCATTACGGAAACCGCCCCATATATGCATGATGGCGCTTTTAAAACATTAGAAGAGGTGATCGACTTTTTCGATAAAGGCGGGAATCCGAATCCTCAGTTAAGTCCGTTGATGAAACCACTGGGCTTGGCGCCGCAAGAGAAAGCCGATCTTGTTGCCTTTCTGAAAGCATTGACCGGCGAACCAATTCCGTTTGAGTTTCCAAAGTTACCAGAGTAG
- the hrpB gene encoding ATP-dependent helicase HrpB, translating to MKTHTYPIDAIIPQLQQTLRRHPIVLLTAQPGAGKTTQIPLALLKEAWLTKTIIMLEPRRLAARAAARRMSDLLGETVGTTVGYRTRLDTKISPNTKLEVVTEGILTRLLQHDPSLQNYGLVIFDEFHERSLQADLGLALCLESRKVFREDLRLLIMSATLDSATISKKLRQAPVLTCEGKMFPVETRYVGRPEGKSFAMQVAHTIHRLLKTEQGNLLVFLPGAGEIRQVERLLADLPLGPQTRIAPLYGDLSPLAQDQAILPPPAGWRKVVLSTNIAESSLTIEGIRLVIDTGLMRVPRFDSRSGMSRLATLTVSQQSAEQRRGRAGRLEPGLCIRFWTETEQRTLIPRTTPEILDADLTSLVLELSQWGNHDPQELLWLDPPPSGAIAQARQLLHSLGACDIQGHITDHGRAMADLTMHPRLAHMVLKGKTLGVGALACDLAAVLSERNLFKGSFAQEHADLRTRFDMLYGRTPIQRNTGALERGIIQRIRQASLSWQRTLQITTPHHVPKQQIDQVGVLLALAYPDRIAQRQADGDRRYRLANGRSAKFPHPVTLEHEEWLVIAELNGAPATAVISMAAPISREDLISHCGDLIQSTDSVMWDGSTKAVRSIRQRRLGELILDEGRLSDPDPDLVLTALLDGLRSTGLSCLPWNPTLRNWQARVQFLRRATEPASAWPDVSDDTLLQTLNQWLGPFLSNLSSLNQLNRIDLSWPLQALLSPEQRRTLDTLAPTHVTVPSGSHIPLDYLSGEIPVLAVRLQELFGQCDTPRLVNGRVPVLIHLLSPARRPVQVTQDLISFWQTGYTEVKKELKGRYPKHFWPDDPLQAPPTRGIKKR from the coding sequence ATGAAGACCCACACCTATCCTATTGATGCCATAATTCCCCAGCTGCAACAGACACTCAGGCGACACCCAATCGTCCTTCTCACCGCTCAGCCGGGTGCCGGAAAAACCACACAGATTCCGCTGGCCCTTCTCAAAGAGGCGTGGCTGACAAAAACCATCATCATGCTGGAGCCCAGACGGCTAGCCGCGCGTGCCGCCGCGCGCCGGATGTCCGATCTCCTGGGAGAAACCGTTGGCACCACCGTTGGATATCGGACACGGTTGGATACCAAAATCAGCCCGAACACAAAACTGGAAGTGGTCACCGAAGGCATTCTCACAAGATTGCTTCAACACGATCCATCATTACAGAACTATGGCCTGGTCATCTTTGATGAATTCCATGAACGCAGCCTGCAAGCCGACCTGGGTTTGGCCTTATGCCTGGAATCCCGGAAGGTATTTCGAGAGGACCTCAGGCTGCTGATCATGTCGGCCACACTCGACAGTGCGACCATTTCGAAAAAATTGAGACAGGCTCCAGTGCTCACCTGCGAAGGCAAGATGTTTCCCGTCGAAACCCGCTACGTCGGGAGGCCGGAGGGAAAGAGTTTCGCCATGCAGGTGGCCCATACCATTCATCGTCTGCTGAAAACCGAACAGGGCAACCTCCTGGTGTTTCTTCCGGGAGCGGGAGAAATCCGTCAAGTGGAACGACTCCTGGCAGACCTGCCTCTTGGCCCACAGACGCGCATCGCTCCGCTCTATGGGGATCTATCGCCCCTGGCCCAGGACCAGGCTATTCTTCCACCGCCTGCCGGATGGCGCAAAGTGGTCCTATCCACGAATATTGCCGAATCCAGTCTCACCATCGAAGGCATTCGTCTCGTCATCGATACCGGGCTCATGCGTGTACCACGGTTTGATTCACGCAGCGGTATGAGCCGGCTTGCCACCCTTACCGTCTCCCAACAATCGGCAGAACAACGTCGCGGACGGGCGGGACGCCTGGAACCCGGTCTCTGTATACGGTTCTGGACTGAGACCGAGCAGCGGACCCTCATCCCCCGAACCACACCGGAAATTCTTGATGCCGACCTCACCTCGCTCGTGCTGGAGTTGTCTCAGTGGGGAAACCACGATCCACAGGAATTACTCTGGCTCGATCCTCCTCCTTCCGGAGCCATCGCTCAGGCACGACAGCTCCTTCACTCCCTTGGCGCATGTGATATTCAAGGCCATATCACCGATCATGGCCGGGCGATGGCCGATCTCACCATGCACCCGCGACTCGCGCATATGGTCCTGAAGGGAAAGACGCTGGGAGTGGGAGCCTTAGCATGCGATCTCGCCGCAGTCTTAAGCGAACGAAACTTGTTCAAAGGATCATTCGCACAAGAGCATGCCGATCTGCGCACCCGATTTGACATGCTCTATGGTCGTACCCCTATTCAAAGAAACACCGGGGCTCTGGAAAGGGGAATCATTCAACGCATTCGCCAGGCTTCTCTGTCATGGCAACGGACACTGCAGATCACCACTCCTCACCATGTCCCCAAACAACAGATTGATCAGGTAGGGGTACTCCTGGCGCTGGCCTACCCCGACCGGATTGCGCAACGACAAGCAGATGGAGACAGACGATACCGCCTGGCCAACGGGCGGAGCGCAAAATTTCCCCACCCGGTTACGCTGGAACATGAAGAGTGGCTCGTGATCGCAGAGCTTAACGGTGCCCCGGCAACGGCAGTTATCTCTATGGCTGCCCCGATTTCACGTGAAGATTTAATTTCCCACTGCGGGGATCTCATACAGTCAACGGATTCTGTAATGTGGGATGGCTCAACGAAAGCGGTCAGATCCATCCGGCAACGACGACTCGGAGAACTCATTCTTGATGAGGGCCGCCTTTCCGATCCCGATCCTGATCTGGTCTTGACCGCGCTTCTCGACGGCCTTCGAAGCACAGGTCTCTCCTGTTTACCCTGGAACCCCACACTCAGAAACTGGCAGGCGCGGGTCCAGTTTCTGCGTCGCGCCACGGAACCGGCATCCGCTTGGCCGGATGTCTCGGACGACACACTCCTTCAGACATTGAATCAGTGGCTGGGGCCTTTTCTCAGCAATCTCTCCAGCCTCAATCAGCTGAACCGGATCGACCTTTCCTGGCCACTTCAGGCACTCCTTTCTCCGGAACAACGGCGCACGCTCGACACTCTGGCGCCCACCCATGTCACTGTGCCATCAGGATCGCACATTCCCTTGGATTATCTGTCAGGCGAAATTCCCGTTCTGGCTGTCCGTCTTCAGGAATTATTCGGACAATGCGACACGCCCCGTCTGGTCAACGGGAGAGTCCCTGTCCTCATTCATCTGCTCTCTCCGGCCAGACGCCCCGTTCAGGTCACCCAGGACCTCATCAGTTTTTGGCAAACCGGTTACACGGAAGTCAAAAAAGAATTGAAGGGCCGCTACCCCAAACACTTCTGGCCCGATGACCCCCTCCAGGCCCCGCCTACTCGCGGCATCAAAAAACGATAA